A window of Physeter macrocephalus isolate SW-GA chromosome 6, ASM283717v5, whole genome shotgun sequence genomic DNA:
AGCCAAGTTTCTGAAGACCTAAGACTTAGCATGGCAAGCTGGACCCTGCCTTCTTTCCCCAGGCTTTCTTGAGCTGAGTTCTGCAAAGACTGGCTCCCCCAGCTCCTCTCAGGGCAACAACTCATGCAGTCTGAAGGGGACTTGTTCTCCCCACCTCTTTCTCCGCCAGCTGCATTTGAAGGTCCCAGAGGCCAGATGTCTGATTATAGCTAGAGCCCAAAGAGTCTCTTTAGCAGCAGGAAGAATCTTAACGCAGTGGGTTTGGGCCTCCCAGAGGTAAATTCAGAGGCTGCAGGACAATAACTGAGGTCACCTACCTCTTCCTACAGCCATCTCAAAGGGGTATGGGTGGATGGCCACGAGAGGATGGGAAAGGAGGGACATCACGAACCAGGGAAAAGGAAGACCCAATACCCAGGGTCCCTGTCAACATCTAGGTAGGTCAGTACTTCTGGTATAGGGACCAAGGTTGGGCAGCCCAGGTTCCAGGCCAGCTGATGGACCCTGCGAGGCAGCTCTAGATCTGTTTCCTGGCTGGATCAAGCAAAGCTGCAACTGGGGAGCTCTGCAATACTAGAGGGGATCGCTAGGGAGTGCTCACCAACAGCCAGGCTCCGGAGAGGCAGGAGCAGGCTGACTTGGAGGAGACCGGAAGGCAATCGATCAGAGTCGCCCTGGCAACCAGGCTGAGCCTGAGACAGACAGCACGTCGATAATGAAATCATCGTTAAATGACTTCAAGCCCTAATTAATAATCCGGGCCAACCGAGGCCATGCCTGACTGGGGTCGGGAGGAGGGGATGTCATTGTTGGAGGATCACTGGAAGCTTCTGGACAATTAATCAATTAATCCACTCACTCAATAATTGCTCCTTTGTCCTGTGccgtgcccccctcccccaccccatccacctCTGACTGCGGAGAGGGTAAGAAGAGCTGTGGGGCTAATCAGTTCCAAGGGTCACGTGCCTCCTTCTCGCCTTTTTATTCACAAGTCTGTTTCCTGGACCAACTCCCAGAAACCTTCCCCAAGGTTGGACTTTCCTGTGCTCTTCTGCAAGACCAAGACCTACCAAAGGGTGAATATTTCAGGACCTGGACCTCTAGCTATCCAGACACCTCCCCGTTAACCCCCTACTCCTTATCCCATGGCGTCTCCCAagcgcacgcacacacaggcacgcacacaGACTAATCACCGACCCACAGCCCACCCTGACTGAGGAAAGAGCACTGAACTCCAAGCCCAGAGGGTCAGGTAAATCCCAGCCACACCAGCCCACCACTaaatatgtgaccttgggcagataaCATCTCCTCTCCAAAgacctcattttccccatctgttaCCTGAGGGGATCCAATTGATTTGTAAGATTTTCTAAGATTCCTTCCTGTCCTATATATAGTATCCTATTATGCTAATAATTGCAGTACCTGGATCATCTCCCACTCCTCTctactcagtttctttaccttAGGGAGGTAAGAGGGGGATTGGAAGGAGTGCCAGGCACTGATTTATCAAGTTCCCCATCCCCAAAGAATTCACCTTGAGACCTGGAAAAGGGGAGATGGCAAAAGAGTGTATGGAAGGACGCTTCCCCCAGCCCATCCCCCACCTGCAGAATCCGTCTGGTCCTTGCCACCCACCTTGCTTATTGCTCTCCACAACCCCCAGCAGGAAATGAAAAAGGTACAGGAAATTGCACTTTAAatcccccagctcctggctccCTCTACGAAGCCAGGGAGCTGGGGACAGACTAACCTCACAAACCAGGCTTTCTCTGTTTGTAATTAATAAGACACTTAGGAAGGGAGGGGGCTCCCTGCAGAAAGAGCCCCTCTCTCCAAAACAGACAGATGGGCTATCCAAAAAAGGAGTGTTGGGGAGAGCATGTGGATTTGGAGAGAAGGAACCAGAAGATCTTGGAAAGATAAAGAGAGTCAGTGAGACACTTGGACTGGACAGGTGATAGCCTCATTTCTGGGACAGCTGATTTATAGTGCCACCTGTAGCTGGGTGAAACGGGGTGTAGCCAAaggctgggatggggagggagggtggagaggaaaCCCTCCAGAGAAACCCTACAGAGAAGACAAGGGAACAGAACCCACCAGGTCCATCCCACTCCCATGGACACTTAGTAGTTTAATAAAGTTCAGAATGTCCAGGGCTTATGTGTAATTAAAGCCAGGAGCTGGGTAATTACATTTCTTATCCAAGTTCTACCCTTtaccctcttcctcccccacatacacacatcttTTATGAAAGAcaataaactttagaaaatatctCCACTAAAGAGATGGGCTTCATTTcagcaaaagaaatttaaagtNNNNNNNNNNNNNNNNNNNNNNNNNNNNNNNNNNNNNNNNNNNNNNNNNNNNNNNNNNNNNNNNNNNNNNNNNNNNNNNNNNNNNNNNNNNNNNNNNNNNNNNNNNNNNNNNNNNNNNNNNNNNNNNNNNNNNNNNNNNNNNNNNNNNNNNNNNNNNNNNNNNNNNNNNNNNNNNNNNNNNNNNNNNNNNNNNNNNNNNNNNNNNNNNNNNNNNNNNNNNNNNNNNNNNNNNNNNNNNNNNNNNNNNNNNNNNNNNNNNNNNNNNNNNNNNNNNNNNNNNNNNNNNNNNNNNNNNNNNNNNNNNNNNNNNNNNNNNNNNNNNNNNNNNNNNNNNNNNNNNNNNNNNNNNNNNNNNNNNNNNNNNNNNNNNNNNNNNNNNNNNNNNNNNNNNNNNNNNNNNNNNNNNNNNNNNNNNNNNNNNNNNNNNNNNNNNNNNNNNNNNNNNNNNNNNNNNNNNNNNNNNNNNNNNNNNNNNNNNNNNNNNNNNNNNNNNNNNNNNNAGGCACTCACTCCTCTGTTGGGCAGCATCCCACTTGCACGCCCCCCAGCCCTCGTTGGTTTGAAGCACGTCATGTCCCTTTCTGCTCCCGGCACACACTCTGGGCCCAGTAGGGATGACTTAGGAGAATTCTAGAGTGCCCCCTGCTATGACCAAGCCCTCTGCACCCCAACCCAGAGGCAGTCATCCAGGTCCCCACTTGGGAGACAGAGACTAGGACTCAGGTGAGTCTCCTGCGGCCAAGACAAGGGACTCGTGGAAGAACAGTGTCGGGGCCTCCTGTGTGTCAGGGcaagagaggagggaaggcacGGAGGGTCATGGTTCTAGATTGCTGTGTCTAGGTCAGAGCCCAGGTTCTGGGAGGTACCTTCTAGGCTCCAGATTCCCTCTGGCCCTTTCTGCTCAGGTGCAGTTGTCAGAGAGTAGGCGGGAGCTGGCGGAGCTGCGGTCAGCCCTGCGCGTGCTCCAGAAGGAAAAGGAGCAGCTccaggaggagaagcaggtgaGAAGCCATAACCCAGCCCCCTGGAGGCCCCAGTGGAGGACTTGAGGGCTGGAAACTTTGTATCTTCTTGTCACCTCTTGGCTTAGAAACTGGCATCTGTGAAGAGGGCCCCGAGGCTAAAAATGGGACCATGGCTCCTCTTATTAGCCACCTTGGCAGGACAGGGGAGGGTTGCTGGGGGAAGAAGGGGTGAAAGAGGGCTGGGAGCTGTGGGGAGAGGATCTGCCTTAAACTGCCCCCCCTTGGCAAAAGCATCTAATCCTGAGGTGCTCAGAGTTCATCCTGGACGCAAGGGAAGGCTGTGCAGGGCTGCACGGTTCGCATCTTCCCAGGCTCTCACACgtctttcctccccacctccaggaaCTGCTAGAGTACATGAGAAAGCTGGAGGCCCGCCTGGAGAAGGTGGCAGACGAGAAGTGGAATGAGGACCCTGCCACAGAGGATGAGGAGGCCGCTGCGGGGCTGCGTCTGTACACCCCCAGTCTTGGGACACCTCTTCCCCGCTCTCCCTCCCTGTGCTGGGAAAGCTCCACGTGACCCCTCTGGGAGCTGCCTCTGCCCTCTGtgttttgcctttttccttcccAGACCCTGGCCCCTGATTCGCTTAACTCATCCCTCATCCAGAGAAGCCAGAGCTGATCCGACCCTCTAACaatgcttccttctttcttctccgcCCGCTCCCTCACCTGCAGGCTGCCCAGCGGCTCTGACAGACTCAGAGGATGAGTCTCCAGAAGACATGAGGCTCCCGCCCTATGGTCTGTGTGAGCGTGGAGACCTGGCCTCCTCCCCTGCCACAGGGCCACGAGAGGCTTCTCCCCTAGTTGTCATCAGCCAGCCGgcccccatcgctccccacctCTCAGGACCAGCTGAGGACAGTAGCTCTGACTCTGTGAGCACAGaggggagatggggcaggggcagggacaaGAGGTAGGACCAACCCCAAGTGGCCCAGCCTCCAGAGCAGGGAGTCTTAGCCATACAGGGCTCTCTTTTCTCTTGGGGGAGAGCAGGCAGGCACAGGCTGTCTTCAGGGCCACCAGGTGGACACCAGTCTGACCCAGTAGCCTCAATGCTGCCAGCCgctcctccccactccttcctgTGCACCAGCCCTCATCAAAACACTTCTCCTGCTCCACTCTTACTACAACGCTCTGTTAAGTCCCGGCCTAGACTTCCCTTACCTGTCCCAGCGTGCTGCTCCCCCGTCTGGGGACACTACCCCAAAACTCAACCCTATCCCTTTGGTGCCCAGGAGGCTGAAGATGAGAAGTCAGTCCTGATGGCAGCTGTGCAGAGTGGTGGTGAGGAGGCCAACCTGCTACTTCCGGAACTGGGCAATGCCTTCTATGACATGGCCAGGTGAGTGCCAAAGGGGGAGGacaggaaggaggtgggaggaTGCCCGTGGATAGGGCATCCAGGTGAACAGTCCTCGTGCCCTTCCCCCAACCTCCCTCTTGGCCCCAACCCAGAAAAGGAGATATAGTTGTATTGACGCAGAAAATGACCCACCACTCCAAATCACTGCTGCCTATCAATGCATGTGCGCACTCAGAGGCCCTGCCTTTAACTGGCTTCTGTGTTGTTCTAGCAGCACCATCTTCCGTGGAGCCCAAATTGCCCCGCAtcccctctctcctgcccctaCCCCTTCCCCAACCACCAGGTAAGTACCTGGGCTCTGTCAGGGATTGAAGAGAGGTGACCAAGGCCCCTTGGgacaggaacagaaagaagactgGGGTCCAGCATCCATCTGGTCACCCCTTAGATGCTATCCCTCTTCCCTGACTTCCCTGGGGGACCCTTTGGGTGGGGAATTCAAGTATCAGATTGCCCCCCTaccttcccttttcttccacaGTTCAAGAGGGGAAGGCAGTGGGGAAGAGAGATCTTATCATCCCACCCCCTGCTTTGCCTGGATGTGAGATGGGCTCAGGGCAGGGAGCGGGTGATGCTGTCATCCTTCCAGGCTGGAGCAGGAAGATGAAGGACGATGTCAGACTCATTTTCAGCCTCATTAGGCAGCAGACGGAGATGGAAGGAGGAGAGCAGGAGGTTGGGGGATGGGCTCTGTACTAGAGAAACCAGCAGGGACTAAAGAAAAGAGGGCATGGGGAGCTGGGAAACTAAGGCTTCCAGTGTTTTGGGGAGAGGGATACTATGAGAGGCTAGCAGAGGGAACTGCCAGAGTGCTGCATTAGGAACAGGGTCATCTGGGAGCCCACATGTTTGGGTCCCTCTCCCTGAGGTCCAAAAGCCAAGAAGGCAGTGGAGCACACGgaccttctcctttctcctctgtctctctttagTGGCTTTGCGGTGGGTCCCTTGTCAGAGGCCAGCACTGGGGGCCCTACCACCCCCCCATGGAAGGAGTGTCCTATTTGTAAGGAGCGCTTCCCAGCCGAGAGTGATAAGGATGCCCTGGAGGACCACGTGGATGGACACTTCTTTTTCAGCACCCAGGACCCCTTCACCTTTGAATGatcccacccccacacccccagtacacacacaaatacacacttacacacatgcacacactcatgCATAGATGTACACTTAGGTTTCATGCCTCTTTTCCAACACACTCGGCTCCATGATATTCTGTTGCCTGAGACCCGCTCCTGTGTGATTTCATCCCAAGCTCTCCAACTTCATCCTCTCCTACCTGGCTCTTCTGTCCAGGCAGGGGTTCCTTCTTGGAAGCAGGGGCTGAATTTACTCCCTGAAAGTGGTTTTGGAGGAACCCAGATGGAGGAGGCCTTCTCCAGGGAGAATCAAATCACCCCCTCCTGGCCCTGGTTGCTTCTGTCACTCACACCAGCCactacaccaccaccaccacacacgcacacacacactcacacactcacactctctgATGCCCCGAAGCCAATTCCTGGGGCACCCCACCCTCTCTTGTTTGGGGTCTGTGTTTGTTTACCTGAGTTTTCCCTGGGGCCTGGATTGACATCATGACCTCTCTAGGTCTCTACCAGTTCTGAACTTCCCTGGTTCCTCCTTCTTTTGCCCCACTGCCTTCCATACCCCAGCCCAGCCTTTTCTATACCATTAGATATTAAGTTTGgatgtttcttttgtatttttgaggTTTTCTGTACTCTATCTCCTGTCCCTCCCTACCACCACCCCCCAGGGTCCTCACATGGAAAGAAATGATGCGTTTGTGCCTTCTGTGAGGGATGGGAGAACAAATGGTCCCAGGTGTCCCCACTTGccagcccttcctccctctccaggtCCCCCCTCAGCAATAAGAGCTTCCCCCCCCCAtatccctctcccttcctgtaGCTggacaaatatatttatatgatatgtATAACTATTCTAATAAAATGTGTTCTTATC
This region includes:
- the CALCOCO1 gene encoding calcium-binding and coiled-coil domain-containing protein 1; translation: MLIFKQRQVCELAAVEKDSGESPAAKTRDSWKNSVGASCVSGQERREGTEGHGSRLLCLGQSPGSGRYLLGSRFPLALSAQVQLSESRRELAELRSALRVLQKEKEQLQEEKQELLEYMRKLEARLEKVADEKWNEDPATEDEEAAAGLRCPAALTDSEDESPEDMRLPPYGLCERGDLASSPATGPREASPLVVISQPAPIAPHLSGPAEDSSSDSEAEDEKSVLMAAVQSGGEEANLLLPELGNAFYDMASGFAVGPLSEASTGGPTTPPWKECPICKERFPAESDKDALEDHVDGHFFFSTQDPFTFE